A single region of the Solwaraspora sp. WMMD406 genome encodes:
- a CDS encoding glycosyltransferase family 2 protein: MKLSILMPVYNEEERVGDALKQALAVDYPCEIELLVVDDGSRDGTGEILSRVDDARLRVITHPRNAGKGAAIRTAVDSAEGDYMVILDADLEYDPQDIPKLLDPVLDGRATVVYGNRTFGSHSAYSFWYVMGNKAVTTAANVMFNSYIGDLETCFKLLPLSLYRSLDVRSRGFGMEAEVTGKLLRRKIRPYEVPISYRARGREEGKKITWKDGVEALWILGRERTRRQERPIA; the protein is encoded by the coding sequence GTGAAGCTCTCGATCCTCATGCCGGTCTACAACGAGGAAGAACGCGTCGGAGACGCCCTCAAGCAGGCTCTCGCCGTAGACTACCCGTGCGAGATCGAGCTCCTCGTCGTCGACGACGGCAGCCGGGACGGCACCGGTGAGATCCTCAGCCGGGTCGACGACGCCCGATTGCGCGTGATCACCCATCCACGCAACGCCGGTAAGGGCGCGGCGATCCGTACGGCCGTCGATTCCGCCGAGGGCGACTACATGGTCATCCTCGACGCGGACCTGGAGTACGACCCGCAGGACATCCCGAAGCTGCTCGATCCGGTCCTCGATGGTCGGGCCACCGTGGTCTACGGCAACCGTACTTTCGGTAGTCACAGCGCCTACAGCTTCTGGTACGTGATGGGCAACAAGGCGGTGACCACCGCCGCCAACGTGATGTTCAACTCCTACATCGGCGACCTGGAAACCTGCTTCAAATTGTTGCCACTGTCGCTGTACCGGTCGCTGGACGTGCGCTCCCGGGGCTTCGGCATGGAAGCCGAGGTGACCGGCAAGCTGCTGCGGCGCAAGATCCGGCCGTACGAGGTGCCGATCTCCTATCGGGCGCGGGGCCGTGAGGAAGGCAAGAAGATCACCTGGAAGGACGGCGTCGAGGCGCTCTGGATCCTGGGTCGGGAGCGGACCCGCCGCCAGGAGCGCCCCATCGCCTGA
- a CDS encoding iron-containing alcohol dehydrogenase family protein, translating into MPLLARTVATPLAIDVRRGAVAGLGALLADRRISGGGEVAVVVGPGQGERIADLIAPGLGRADVFTVAGGTLDAAHDLGDKLRQRSYDAVVGIGGGKTIDTAKYAASRYAIPMVSVATSLANDGIASPVASLDHDGGRGSYGVHIPIAIVVDLDFVGDGPDRQTRAGIGDALSNLSAVADWELAHAVRDEPIDGLAVTLARTGAEALVNHAGGIGDDAFLTTLAEALILGGIAMAVCGSSRPASGGCHEISHALDLLFPGAGSHGEQVGLGALFCTFLRGDEPRFRQLAATLHRHGLPTRPAELGLTDEDFVAAVLHAPHTRPDRYTILEHLKLDTDAVQERLAEYLGALRIPSR; encoded by the coding sequence ATGCCGCTACTAGCCCGTACCGTCGCCACTCCGCTCGCGATCGACGTACGCCGCGGCGCGGTCGCCGGCCTGGGCGCGCTGCTGGCCGACCGGCGGATCTCCGGCGGCGGCGAGGTCGCCGTCGTCGTCGGCCCCGGCCAGGGTGAGCGGATCGCCGACCTGATCGCCCCCGGACTCGGCCGGGCCGACGTGTTCACCGTCGCCGGCGGCACCCTGGACGCCGCCCACGACCTCGGTGACAAGCTGCGGCAACGTTCCTACGACGCCGTCGTCGGCATCGGTGGCGGCAAGACCATCGACACCGCCAAGTACGCCGCGTCGCGGTACGCGATCCCGATGGTGAGCGTGGCGACCAGCCTGGCCAACGACGGGATCGCCTCGCCGGTGGCGTCGCTCGACCACGACGGCGGCCGGGGCTCGTACGGCGTCCACATCCCGATCGCGATCGTGGTCGACCTCGACTTCGTCGGCGACGGCCCGGACCGGCAGACCCGTGCCGGAATCGGCGACGCGTTGAGCAACCTCAGCGCGGTCGCCGACTGGGAGCTGGCGCACGCCGTACGGGACGAGCCGATCGACGGGCTGGCGGTGACGCTCGCCCGCACCGGGGCGGAGGCGCTGGTCAACCACGCTGGCGGGATCGGCGACGACGCGTTCCTGACCACGCTCGCCGAAGCGTTGATCCTCGGCGGGATCGCGATGGCGGTGTGCGGGTCGAGCCGGCCGGCCAGCGGTGGCTGCCACGAGATCTCGCACGCCCTGGACCTGCTCTTCCCGGGCGCGGGCTCGCACGGCGAGCAGGTCGGACTCGGCGCGTTGTTCTGCACCTTCCTGCGCGGCGACGAGCCGCGTTTCCGGCAGCTGGCGGCGACGCTGCACCGGCACGGGCTGCCGACCCGCCCGGCCGAGCTGGGGTTGACCGACGAGGATTTCGTGGCCGCCGTCCTGCACGCTCCGCACACCCGGCCGGACCGGTACACCATCCTGGAACACCTGAAACTCGATACAGACGCCGTCCAGGAGCGGCTGGCAGAATACCTGGGTGCCCTTCGCATACCCTCAAGGTGA
- a CDS encoding NUDIX domain-containing protein, with protein sequence MSAPPPGRDAPGDPLRCVGALIVDDDGRIFFQLRSPHRRLFPNTWDVAGGHVEPGETLVEALHREVHEETGWTVSHVLAEVGEYAYVGDDGIARVETDYLVRVDGDLAHPRLEAGKHTEFRWLTAAELHVLDESRDVNDGLIRQIAEDGFAVLRTLGL encoded by the coding sequence GTGTCCGCCCCACCCCCCGGCCGCGACGCACCCGGCGATCCGCTGCGGTGCGTCGGCGCGTTGATCGTCGACGACGACGGCCGGATCTTCTTCCAGCTCCGGTCACCGCACCGGCGGCTGTTCCCCAACACCTGGGACGTCGCCGGCGGACACGTCGAGCCGGGCGAAACGCTGGTCGAAGCCCTGCACCGGGAGGTACACGAAGAGACCGGGTGGACCGTCTCCCACGTCCTTGCCGAGGTCGGCGAGTACGCCTACGTCGGCGACGACGGCATCGCCCGGGTGGAAACCGACTACCTGGTACGGGTCGACGGTGACCTGGCCCACCCCCGACTGGAAGCCGGCAAGCACACCGAGTTCCGCTGGCTCACCGCCGCCGAACTCCACGTCCTGGACGAATCACGCGACGTCAACGACGGACTGATCCGCCAGATCGCCGAAGACGGCTTCGCCGTACTGCGCACCCTGGGCCTGTGA
- a CDS encoding transketolase, with protein MTTTLANQPAATGRSTTPTRPSTAITDPSLVASHAALTPLLRRITGDEKHQPSSQSTLDVLWVLYDQILRVRPDRPDAVDRDRFLLSKGHGPAAFYAVLAAKGFLPVAWLDDLAGPDSPLGHHPDRLLVPGVEIGSGSLGHGLGLGVGTLLGLRAQGLTPGSGQPVGARVYVLVGDAELDEGSNHEAIAYAGSRQLGDLTVVVVDNDSATHGWPGGVASRFTVHGWTSTTVEACRHTELAAALRAHDGTHPHVVVARVPRKPAGPETARHIAEQGNDHA; from the coding sequence ATGACCACGACGCTGGCCAACCAACCCGCCGCGACCGGCCGGTCGACGACCCCGACCAGACCATCGACGGCCATCACCGACCCGTCCCTGGTCGCGAGCCACGCGGCGCTGACGCCACTGCTGCGCCGGATCACCGGCGACGAAAAGCACCAGCCCAGCTCACAATCCACCCTGGACGTACTTTGGGTGCTCTACGACCAGATCCTGCGGGTCCGGCCGGACCGACCCGACGCCGTCGACCGGGACCGGTTCCTGCTGTCCAAGGGACACGGACCAGCAGCTTTCTACGCCGTACTGGCCGCCAAGGGATTCCTGCCCGTCGCCTGGCTCGACGACCTCGCCGGGCCGGACAGCCCGCTGGGCCACCACCCGGACCGACTGCTGGTGCCCGGCGTGGAGATCGGCTCCGGCTCCCTCGGGCACGGGCTCGGGCTCGGCGTCGGCACCCTGCTCGGCCTGCGCGCCCAAGGCCTGACGCCCGGTTCCGGTCAGCCGGTCGGTGCCCGCGTCTACGTTCTGGTCGGCGACGCCGAACTCGACGAAGGCTCCAACCACGAAGCGATCGCGTACGCGGGCAGCCGCCAACTCGGTGACCTCACCGTCGTCGTGGTGGACAACGACTCCGCCACCCACGGCTGGCCCGGCGGCGTGGCCAGCCGGTTCACCGTCCACGGCTGGACGTCGACCACGGTCGAGGCCTGCCGACACACCGAACTCGCCGCCGCCCTACGGGCACACGACGGCACCCACCCGCACGTGGTGGTCGCCCGAGTTCCCAGGAAACCTGCCGGACCGGAGACCGCCCGACACATCGCTGAACAGGGAAACGACCATGCGTGA
- a CDS encoding PLP-dependent aminotransferase family protein: MSAEQLISFARGAPSLDIVDIEGLKAAAGRAFDADPAGVTAYGTSVGYLPLRRWIADKHGVAPEQVLVTNGSLQADAFLFDHLVTPGDAVVVERPTYDRTLLNLRQLGAQVHPVTIQPDGLDTDELRKLLESGVRPKLAHVIPNYQNPAGVTLSLAKRRALLELAVEFGFTIFEDDPYADIRFRGEVLPSMLSLDTDGVVVHASSFTKTVCPGVRVGYLVGEAGLIKAIAGRATNLYISPGMVAQAIVHQFCVSGDLDRSIATVRAALSERAQVLGESLRKHIPGVRFTEPDGGYFLWVELPEDVLVDALVPAAAKRGVAVVKGSDFLLTGGEHALRLAYSAVTVDQIDEGVRRLAEAVDEVRAA; this comes from the coding sequence ATGAGCGCCGAGCAGCTGATCTCCTTCGCCCGTGGGGCGCCGTCGCTGGACATCGTCGACATCGAGGGGCTGAAAGCCGCCGCCGGCCGCGCCTTCGACGCCGACCCGGCCGGGGTGACCGCGTACGGCACCTCCGTCGGCTACCTCCCGCTACGTCGCTGGATCGCCGACAAGCACGGCGTCGCGCCCGAACAGGTGCTGGTCACCAACGGTTCCCTGCAGGCCGACGCGTTTCTCTTCGACCACCTGGTCACGCCCGGGGACGCGGTGGTCGTCGAGCGGCCGACGTACGACCGTACGCTGCTCAACCTGCGCCAGCTCGGCGCGCAGGTGCATCCGGTGACCATCCAGCCGGACGGGCTGGACACCGACGAGCTGCGCAAGTTGTTGGAGTCGGGGGTCCGGCCGAAGCTGGCGCACGTCATTCCCAACTACCAGAACCCGGCCGGGGTGACCCTGTCGCTGGCGAAGCGGCGGGCGTTGCTGGAGTTGGCGGTCGAGTTCGGGTTCACCATCTTCGAGGACGACCCGTACGCCGACATCCGGTTCCGGGGCGAAGTGCTGCCGTCGATGCTGTCGCTGGACACCGACGGTGTCGTGGTGCACGCCTCCAGTTTCACCAAGACGGTCTGCCCCGGGGTACGGGTCGGCTACCTTGTCGGCGAGGCCGGGCTGATCAAGGCGATCGCCGGGCGGGCCACCAACCTGTACATCTCGCCCGGCATGGTGGCGCAGGCGATCGTGCACCAGTTCTGCGTCTCCGGTGACCTGGACCGGTCGATCGCCACGGTCCGGGCCGCGCTGTCCGAGCGCGCCCAGGTGTTGGGCGAGTCGCTGCGCAAGCACATTCCGGGCGTACGGTTCACCGAGCCGGACGGCGGCTACTTCCTCTGGGTGGAGCTGCCCGAGGACGTGCTGGTCGACGCGTTGGTGCCGGCGGCCGCGAAGCGCGGCGTCGCGGTGGTCAAGGGCAGCGACTTCCTGCTGACCGGTGGTGAGCACGCGCTGCGGCTGGCCTACTCGGCGGTCACGGTGGATCAGATCGACGAGGGTGTCCGCCGGTTGGCCGAGGCGGTCGACGAGGTACGCGCGGCGTAG
- a CDS encoding phosphocholine cytidylyltransferase family protein, with amino-acid sequence MIGLVLAAGAGRRLRPHTDSLPKALVPVDGDTTILDIGLRNLAAAGLTDVVVVVGYAADAVRTRQAALESRHGVRLTLVHNDRAEEWNNAYSLWLARDHFAGGALLVNGDTVHPVSVEETLLARRGPGILLAVDTVKKLADEEMKVVFADDGRLTRITKLMDPAQAHGEYIGATLIEAPAAAGLADALEATWRRDPNLYYEDGYQEYADRGGEVRGAPIGDLPWVEVDNHDDLAKARDIACRY; translated from the coding sequence ATGATCGGTCTCGTGCTCGCCGCTGGAGCCGGACGCCGGCTGCGACCACACACCGACAGCCTGCCCAAGGCGTTGGTGCCGGTCGACGGCGACACCACGATCCTGGACATCGGGCTGCGCAACCTGGCCGCCGCCGGGCTCACCGACGTGGTCGTGGTCGTCGGCTACGCCGCCGACGCGGTCCGGACCCGTCAGGCCGCATTGGAGAGCCGACACGGCGTACGGCTGACCCTGGTGCACAACGACCGCGCGGAGGAATGGAACAACGCGTACTCGCTGTGGCTGGCCCGGGACCACTTCGCCGGCGGCGCGTTGCTGGTCAACGGCGACACGGTGCACCCGGTGAGCGTCGAGGAGACGCTGCTGGCCCGGCGCGGGCCGGGCATCCTGCTCGCCGTCGACACCGTCAAGAAGCTCGCCGACGAGGAGATGAAAGTGGTCTTCGCCGACGACGGCCGACTCACCCGGATCACCAAACTGATGGATCCGGCGCAAGCCCACGGCGAATACATCGGCGCCACCCTGATCGAGGCCCCCGCCGCCGCCGGGCTCGCCGACGCGCTGGAGGCGACCTGGCGCCGCGACCCCAACCTCTACTACGAGGACGGCTACCAGGAGTACGCCGACCGTGGCGGTGAGGTACGAGGCGCGCCGATCGGCGACCTGCCGTGGGTCGAGGTCGACAACCACGACGACCTGGCCAAGGCGCGGGACATCGCATGCCGCTACTAG
- a CDS encoding peptidylprolyl isomerase, which translates to MAEAVYATLHTNHGPIRLELFANHAPKTVRNFIELAEGTREYTDPRTGQPGSGPYYDGTISHRVISGFMVQMGDPTGTGRGGPGYTFADEFHPELRFDRPYLLAMANAGPGTNGSQFFITVGPTPHLNNRHTIFGQVADQDSAKVVDSIATTPTNPADRPLSDVVISRVEIERVGG; encoded by the coding sequence GTGGCTGAGGCTGTCTACGCCACCCTGCACACCAATCACGGACCGATCCGGTTGGAGCTGTTCGCCAACCACGCACCGAAGACGGTCCGCAACTTCATCGAACTCGCGGAGGGGACCCGCGAGTACACCGATCCGCGTACCGGCCAGCCGGGTAGCGGTCCGTACTACGACGGAACGATTTCCCACCGCGTGATCAGCGGTTTCATGGTCCAGATGGGCGACCCGACTGGCACCGGTCGGGGCGGCCCCGGCTACACCTTCGCCGACGAGTTCCACCCGGAGCTGCGCTTCGACCGGCCGTACCTGCTCGCGATGGCGAACGCCGGACCGGGCACCAACGGTTCGCAGTTCTTCATCACGGTCGGCCCCACCCCGCACCTGAACAACCGGCACACGATCTTCGGACAGGTGGCGGACCAGGACTCGGCCAAGGTGGTCGACTCCATCGCCACCACCCCGACCAACCCGGCGGACCGGCCGCTCAGCGACGTGGTGATCAGCCGGGTCGAGATCGAACGGGTCGGCGGCTGA
- a CDS encoding rhomboid family intramembrane serine protease, with amino-acid sequence MSDPAPTVPVCYRHTSRETWVRCSRCDRPICPDCMQEAAVGHQCPECVADGRRTQRSARTAFGGSAAGQQGHITKILIGLNALAALIGLVMAGGQGLSLGLFSAAGRLHAFGGVIGSDVTVRPNGDVLAGALPAYGDVFVGIDGGGVWRLVTAMFIHYGLLHLAFNMWALWVLGRNLESVLGPLRFLALYLIAGLGGNVAAYLIDPEKLSAGASTAVFGLFAAFFIVLRRLKRDTSAVVGILVINLILTFTVSSLSIAGHLGGLITGGLIGAILAYAPRTNRTVVQAVGCGAVVLFLVLITVARMALAQAV; translated from the coding sequence ATGAGTGATCCAGCCCCGACCGTGCCGGTCTGCTACCGGCACACGTCACGGGAGACCTGGGTCCGGTGCTCCCGGTGTGATCGGCCCATCTGCCCGGACTGCATGCAGGAAGCGGCGGTCGGGCACCAGTGCCCGGAGTGCGTCGCCGACGGCCGGCGCACCCAGCGGTCGGCGCGCACTGCCTTTGGTGGCAGTGCCGCCGGCCAGCAGGGTCACATCACCAAGATCCTGATCGGCCTCAACGCGCTCGCCGCGCTGATCGGCCTGGTCATGGCCGGTGGACAGGGGCTCAGCCTCGGGCTGTTCTCCGCCGCCGGCCGGCTGCACGCCTTCGGAGGGGTGATCGGGTCGGACGTCACGGTCCGCCCCAACGGGGACGTGCTGGCCGGGGCGTTGCCGGCGTACGGCGACGTCTTCGTCGGCATCGACGGCGGCGGTGTCTGGCGACTCGTCACCGCCATGTTCATCCACTACGGCCTGCTGCACCTGGCGTTCAACATGTGGGCGCTGTGGGTGCTCGGACGCAACCTCGAATCGGTGCTCGGACCACTGCGCTTCCTGGCGCTCTACCTGATCGCCGGGCTCGGTGGCAACGTGGCCGCCTACCTGATCGACCCGGAGAAGCTGTCGGCCGGTGCCTCCACGGCGGTCTTCGGCCTGTTCGCGGCCTTCTTCATCGTGCTGCGCCGGTTGAAGCGGGACACCTCCGCCGTGGTCGGCATCCTGGTGATCAACCTGATCCTGACGTTCACCGTGTCCAGTCTCTCCATCGCCGGGCACCTCGGCGGCCTGATCACCGGTGGTCTGATCGGCGCGATCCTGGCGTACGCGCCCCGCACCAACCGTACGGTGGTCCAAGCGGTCGGCTGCGGCGCGGTGGTGCTTTTCCTGGTGCTGATCACCGTTGCCCGGATGGCTCTGGCCCAGGCGGTCTGA
- a CDS encoding acetyl-CoA C-acyltransferase, with the protein MRDAVVVGAVRTPVGRRKGALAAVHPVDLSSHVLRALAERTGLDPAGVDDVIWGCVFQAGDQSWNIGRSAVLAAGWPEAVPGTTIDRQCGSSQQALHFAAASVISGQADLVVAGGVESMTRVPMGASTGTGRPFGDQVRDRYRGIDGVAADEPVPFNQGVGAELIARRWGLSRTELDEFALSSHERAAAAQDAGEFDAEIAPVPVPGAVGSGGDGSAAVGSGGDKFSVDEGIRRDTSLAKLGELATPFRADGVVTAGSASQISDGAAALAVTTSEWARAHGLRPLARVHTAVVTGDDPVMMLTAPIPATAKALRRAGLDLADIGVYEVNEAFAPVPLAWLAETGADRGRLNPRGGAIALGHPLGASGARIMTTMLHHMRANGIRYGLQTMCEGGGMANATIMELL; encoded by the coding sequence ATGAGGGACGCGGTCGTCGTCGGCGCGGTACGGACTCCAGTCGGGCGTCGGAAAGGTGCCCTGGCGGCGGTGCATCCGGTGGACCTCTCCAGTCACGTACTCCGGGCGCTCGCCGAGCGGACCGGTCTGGACCCGGCCGGTGTCGACGACGTGATCTGGGGCTGCGTCTTCCAGGCCGGCGACCAGAGCTGGAACATCGGGCGGAGCGCGGTGCTGGCCGCCGGGTGGCCGGAGGCGGTACCGGGCACCACTATCGACCGGCAGTGCGGCTCCAGCCAGCAGGCGTTGCACTTCGCCGCCGCGTCGGTGATCTCCGGCCAGGCCGACCTGGTCGTGGCCGGGGGAGTGGAATCCATGACCCGGGTGCCGATGGGAGCCAGCACCGGCACCGGTCGGCCGTTCGGCGACCAGGTGCGCGACCGGTACCGGGGGATCGACGGCGTCGCGGCGGACGAGCCGGTGCCGTTCAACCAGGGCGTCGGGGCCGAGTTGATCGCCCGGCGGTGGGGGTTGTCCCGTACCGAGTTGGACGAGTTCGCGCTGTCCAGCCACGAACGGGCGGCGGCCGCCCAGGACGCCGGCGAGTTCGACGCGGAGATCGCCCCGGTCCCGGTGCCCGGCGCTGTCGGGTCGGGCGGCGACGGGTCGGCCGCTGTCGGGTCGGGCGGCGACAAGTTCAGCGTCGACGAGGGGATCCGCCGCGACACCTCGCTGGCGAAACTCGGCGAGTTGGCGACCCCGTTCCGGGCCGACGGCGTGGTCACCGCCGGATCCGCCTCGCAGATCTCGGACGGCGCGGCGGCGCTCGCGGTGACCACCTCGGAGTGGGCGCGGGCGCACGGGCTGCGTCCGTTGGCCCGGGTGCACACCGCCGTGGTCACCGGCGACGACCCGGTGATGATGCTGACCGCGCCGATACCGGCCACCGCCAAGGCGCTGCGCCGCGCCGGGCTCGACCTGGCCGACATCGGGGTGTACGAGGTCAACGAGGCGTTCGCACCGGTGCCGCTGGCCTGGCTCGCCGAGACCGGTGCCGACCGGGGCCGGCTCAACCCGCGTGGCGGAGCGATCGCCCTCGGGCATCCGCTCGGTGCCAGTGGCGCCCGGATCATGACGACCATGCTGCACCACATGCGGGCCAACGGCATCCGGTACGGGCTGCAGACGATGTGTGAGGGTGGCGGGATGGCGAACGCCACGATCATGGAACTCCTCTAG
- a CDS encoding transketolase translates to MREAFVATTTRLLDEDPRTALVLADISAELFAPAARRHPDRVLNVGIREQLMIGVAGGLALTGLRPIAHSYAPFLIDRAYEQIKLDLDHQGVGAVLVSVGASYDASAEGRTHMSPGDVALIDTAGQWTVHVPGHPAEVEPLLRAATAHDDAVYLRLSARGNAVAPDDGVSGRLVTVRRGSGGAPVVVAVGPTLDPVLGAVDGLDATVAYTNTPRPFDVAGLRDLTDHDAPTVVLVEPYLAGTSSHLVAEALSDRPHRLLALGVGRTDLHRYGTPADHDRWHGLDPAGLRRSISRFVTS, encoded by the coding sequence ATGCGTGAAGCGTTCGTCGCCACCACCACCCGACTGCTCGACGAGGATCCGCGTACCGCGCTGGTGCTCGCCGACATCTCCGCCGAACTGTTCGCCCCGGCGGCTCGGCGCCACCCGGACCGGGTGCTCAACGTCGGCATCCGGGAACAGTTGATGATCGGCGTCGCCGGCGGGTTGGCGTTGACCGGGCTACGTCCGATCGCCCACTCCTACGCGCCGTTCCTGATCGACCGGGCGTACGAGCAGATCAAGCTCGACCTCGACCATCAGGGCGTCGGCGCGGTCCTGGTCAGCGTCGGCGCGTCCTACGACGCGTCGGCCGAGGGACGCACCCACATGTCCCCCGGTGACGTGGCGCTGATCGACACCGCAGGGCAGTGGACCGTGCACGTACCGGGGCATCCGGCCGAGGTGGAGCCGCTGCTGCGGGCCGCGACGGCCCACGACGACGCCGTGTACCTGCGGCTGAGTGCACGCGGCAACGCCGTCGCACCCGATGACGGGGTGTCGGGTCGACTGGTGACGGTGCGTCGGGGCAGCGGGGGAGCCCCGGTCGTCGTCGCCGTCGGCCCGACACTCGACCCGGTGCTGGGCGCGGTCGACGGGCTCGACGCGACAGTGGCGTACACGAACACGCCGCGACCGTTCGACGTGGCCGGGCTGCGCGACCTGACCGACCACGACGCGCCGACGGTCGTCCTGGTCGAGCCCTACCTCGCCGGTACGTCGAGCCATCTCGTCGCCGAGGCGCTGTCCGACCGGCCGCACCGGCTGCTGGCACTCGGCGTCGGGCGGACCGACCTGCACCGGTACGGGACTCCGGCCGACCACGACCGGTGGCATGGTCTGGACCCGGCCGGCCTCCGCCGGTCGATCAGTCGGTTCGTGACCTCCTGA
- a CDS encoding PH domain-containing protein, which produces MPSGPAGNLSGSTEPQVSWRVPGKLPVLKALGAVSIAALGLLLADGDPVRLALAGLTGIGLLGWAIRDLIAPVRLAAGPDGITVVEGIAGRRLLPWARIEAITVDRRGHRGIRTELLEVDAGETLRLFGANELGAPPADVAATLRAMWLRFRPPGPEPSGQR; this is translated from the coding sequence ATGCCGAGCGGACCGGCAGGCAACCTGAGTGGATCGACCGAGCCGCAGGTGAGCTGGCGGGTGCCCGGCAAGCTTCCGGTGCTCAAGGCGCTCGGCGCGGTGTCAATCGCGGCGCTCGGGCTCCTGCTCGCCGACGGCGACCCGGTACGGCTGGCGCTGGCCGGCCTGACCGGCATCGGATTGCTCGGGTGGGCGATCCGCGACCTGATCGCGCCGGTACGCCTGGCGGCCGGGCCGGACGGAATCACCGTCGTCGAGGGAATCGCCGGCCGGCGGCTGCTGCCCTGGGCCCGGATCGAGGCGATCACCGTCGACCGGCGCGGGCACCGGGGAATCCGTACCGAACTGCTGGAAGTCGACGCCGGAGAGACGTTGCGGCTGTTCGGGGCCAACGAGCTGGGTGCCCCGCCGGCCGACGTCGCCGCGACGCTGCGGGCGATGTGGCTCCGGTTCAGACCGCCTGGGCCAGAGCCATCCGGGCAACGGTGA
- a CDS encoding magnesium and cobalt transport protein CorA, which produces MADQDRGQRWPEGGSGRALSRAWTAPVRAVSRMLHSADGTPVAEASPPPEPRSGIVDCALYIDGIRQPGSWKHPEALATARRERNAFVWLGLHEPSLAEMAGIADTYGLHELAVEDAVKAEQRPKLEQFGEVHFLVLRTARYVDHEKLTGDSEVVETGQVMLFIGQGFVITVRHGDACRLAPVRADLERNRDLMVQGPWAVAYAVTDRVVDLYLEVTDRVETDLDTVEADVFSPEASDKVHEIYQLKRELVEFKRTVAPLQRPMMTLTAEINEVVPVEIRRYFRDVQDHLSRVVEQVNAYDDLLNSILQARLAQVTVAQNNDMRKIAAWAGIAAVWTALAGIYGMNFEFMPETGWTFGYPIVLALMLGISLVLYRSFRRNGWL; this is translated from the coding sequence ATGGCGGATCAGGATCGTGGGCAGCGGTGGCCGGAGGGCGGCAGCGGTCGGGCGTTGTCGCGGGCCTGGACGGCCCCGGTGCGGGCGGTCAGCCGGATGCTCCACTCCGCCGACGGCACCCCGGTGGCGGAGGCGTCGCCACCGCCCGAGCCGCGCAGCGGGATCGTCGACTGTGCCCTCTACATCGACGGGATCCGGCAGCCCGGCAGCTGGAAGCATCCGGAGGCGCTGGCGACCGCCCGCCGCGAGCGCAACGCCTTCGTGTGGCTGGGTCTGCACGAGCCGAGCCTGGCCGAGATGGCCGGCATCGCCGACACGTACGGGCTGCACGAGCTCGCGGTGGAGGACGCGGTCAAGGCCGAGCAGCGGCCCAAGCTCGAACAGTTCGGCGAGGTGCACTTCCTGGTGCTGCGGACCGCCCGCTACGTCGACCACGAGAAGCTCACCGGGGACTCGGAGGTGGTCGAGACCGGGCAGGTGATGCTCTTCATCGGGCAGGGCTTCGTGATCACCGTCCGGCACGGGGACGCCTGTCGGTTGGCGCCGGTCCGGGCGGATCTGGAACGTAACCGGGACCTGATGGTGCAGGGCCCCTGGGCGGTGGCGTACGCGGTGACCGACCGGGTGGTGGACCTCTACCTGGAGGTGACCGACCGGGTGGAGACCGACCTGGACACCGTCGAGGCGGACGTGTTCTCGCCCGAGGCGAGCGACAAGGTGCACGAGATCTACCAGTTGAAGCGGGAACTGGTGGAGTTCAAGCGGACGGTGGCTCCGTTGCAGCGGCCGATGATGACGCTGACCGCCGAGATCAACGAGGTGGTGCCGGTGGAGATCCGGCGCTACTTCCGGGACGTGCAGGATCACCTGAGCCGGGTCGTCGAGCAGGTCAACGCCTACGACGACCTGCTCAACTCGATCCTGCAGGCCCGGTTGGCGCAGGTCACCGTGGCGCAGAACAACGACATGCGCAAGATCGCGGCGTGGGCGGGTATCGCCGCGGTGTGGACCGCGTTGGCCGGCATCTACGGGATGAACTTCGAGTTCATGCCGGAGACCGGCTGGACGTTCGGCTATCCGATCGTGCTCGCGTTGATGCTCGGTATCTCGTTGGTGCTCTACCGGTCGTTCCGGCGTAACGGCTGGTTGTGA